A region from the Dermacentor andersoni chromosome 11, qqDerAnde1_hic_scaffold, whole genome shotgun sequence genome encodes:
- the LOC126517366 gene encoding uncharacterized protein isoform X1: protein MQLLEANNFAGISAMICKSRASVRYFCFIKAFCFVTDPRSGQVSFVGYKNRITMAEEMSTMTTTMSTAEADSESFTSSFGEYWPTEESYAKTFDINGPTLAGETEEVLEARPRASRRRAFVPMTERPTSSSPSLSCADDDTDESDRCGDTGTATASAGTASNTSTTSGASESNVVDVAELTVVPSAEWLDEDEDAEPLRMEEILPLPTPAKATATDTPAPEDDTASPNIGRQPKSGLRTKDSAAKDSEAKDRVPKRAGKKYPLTKGPSTKGPSTKGHRAKGSVANSPRNKGHVTKRITKRGHKAVTGSTSQMPTAARPARISPALVCAYGNWTNVDTAFPEDGLCDYAFFDALYRGRSREADVARLRRPSAALRRFLAGTRRYRRTQNGVAISYRGLRGATKDMESSHAASDMRALWKNGVRHLGVLDFVPGADATEASVERLFKFLQLCRKLQDKVIPKTALPKPLLALGMTFLSSSQRQVYASVEKHLRSGWSPSRQKVDLVVLRTHLSGRDDGDPSCIVTGSSVWGRTLADYQPSMVDALNYLEKKLKPMSSESLFFVSMSAAARRYVPAGPGDSAKGFEPGSRCKAYDESDYAREIDSFTSVCGDAEYAAHIARDEAHETMHSFRLSPRSAVTFDSEDTIFAKMCKARKMVASVPYGLALFDAEFDDTSNECSATNKFGNFTLVRAARKAIDYVYGATFTKNSQCSRAS, encoded by the exons AAGCGGATTCAGAGAGCTTCACGTCTAGCTTCGGAGAGTACTGGCCCACCGAGGAAA GTTACGCGAAAACCTTCGACATAAACGGACCCACTCTAGCCGGCGAGACGGAGGAAGTCCTGGAGGCGAGGCCGCGAGCGAGCAGACGGCGAGCATTCGTACCCATGACGGAAAGGCCGACGTCATCGTCGCCGTCGTTATCCTGCGCTGACGACGACACCGACGAGAGCGACCGATGTGGCGACACCGGCACTGCCACCGCCAGCGCCGGCACCGCCAGCAACACCAGTACCACCAGCGGCGCCAGCGAGAGCAACGTCGTCGACGTCGCCGAACTGACGGTGGTCCCGTCGGCGGAATGGCTTGATGAAGACGAGGACGCCGAACCACTGCGGATGGAAGAAATCTTGCCTTTGCCGACGCCTGCGAAGGCCACTGCTACTGATACACCTGCGCCAGAGGATGACACCGCTTCACCGAACATAGGCCGGCAGCCAAAGTCGGGGCTCAGAACGAAGGATTCAGCAGCCAAAGACTCCGAGGCCAAAGATCGCGTACCCAAGCGTGCCGGAAAAAAATATCCCTTAACCAAGGGCCCCTCCACTAAAGGCCCCTCCACCAAAGGACACCGAGCCAAAGGTTCTGTGGCGAATAGTCCCAGGAACAAGGGTCATGTAACCAAGCGCATCACCAAACGGGGCCACAAAGCAGTCACGGGGTCCACGTCGCAGA TGCCGACAGCAGCGCGCCCGGCGCGCATTTCACCCGCGCTCGTATGCGCCTACGGCAACTGGACGAACGTAGACACGGCCTTCCCGGAGGACGGCCTGTGCGACTACGCCTTCTTCGACGCCCTCTACCGGGGTCGCTCGCGGGAGGCCGACGTGGCCCGACTGCGGCGGCCCAGCGCCGCACTGCGCCGTTTCTTGGCTGGCACGCGCCGCTACAGGCGCACCCAGAACGGGGTGGCGATCAGCTACAG AGGACTCAGGGGGGCGACGAAAGATATGGAGTCATCGCACGCCGCGTCGGACATGCGTGCGCTTTGGAAGAACGGAGTTCGGCATCTGGGCGTTCTGGACTTCGTACCTGGCGCGGACGCTACCGAGGCGTCCGTCGAGCGCCTGTTCAAGTTTCTGCAG CTGTGCCGAAAGCTCCAAGACAAGGTCATCCCGAAGACTGCGCTGCCGAAACCCTTGTTGGCTCTCGGGATGACCTTTCTGTCGAGCAGCCAGCGACAAGTGTACGCCAGCGTCGAGAAACACCTCCGGTCGGGATGGTCTCCGAG CCGGCAGAAGGTCGACTTGGTCGTACTGCGCACCCACCTGTCCGGCAGGGACGACGGCGACCCTTCGTGCATCGTCACCGGGTCCAGCGTCTGGGGCCGCACGTTGGCCGACTATCAGCCCAGCATG GTGGACGCCCTGAACTACTTGGAGAAGAAGCTGAAGCCGATGTCGTCCGAGTCGCTCTTTTTCGTCTCCATGTCGGCGGCGGCTCGACGGTACGTCCCGGCAGGCCCGGGTGACAGCGCCAAGGGCTTCGAGCCGGGCTCCCGTTGCAAGGCGTATGACGAGTCCGATTACGCGCGGGAGATCGACAGCTTCACCTCG GTCTGCGGCGACGCCGAATACGCGGCGCACATCGCGCGGGACGAGGCGCACGAGACCATGCATTCCTTCCGGCTCAGTCCTCGCTCTGCGGTGACGTTCGACAGCGAGGATACGATATTTGCAAAG ATGTGCAAGGCGCGGAAAATGGTCGCCTCAGTGCCTTACGGACTGGCCCTGTTCGACGCCGAGTTCGACGACACTTCGAACGAGTGTTCCGCTACGAATAAGTTCGGCAACTTCACCCTGGTCCGGGCGGCACGCAAGGCCATCGATTACGTCTACGGTGCTACGTTCACCAAGAATTCCCAGTGCTCTCGCGCGTCATAA
- the LOC126517366 gene encoding uncharacterized protein isoform X2: MAEEMSTMTTTMSTAEADSESFTSSFGEYWPTEESYAKTFDINGPTLAGETEEVLEARPRASRRRAFVPMTERPTSSSPSLSCADDDTDESDRCGDTGTATASAGTASNTSTTSGASESNVVDVAELTVVPSAEWLDEDEDAEPLRMEEILPLPTPAKATATDTPAPEDDTASPNIGRQPKSGLRTKDSAAKDSEAKDRVPKRAGKKYPLTKGPSTKGPSTKGHRAKGSVANSPRNKGHVTKRITKRGHKAVTGSTSQMPTAARPARISPALVCAYGNWTNVDTAFPEDGLCDYAFFDALYRGRSREADVARLRRPSAALRRFLAGTRRYRRTQNGVAISYRGLRGATKDMESSHAASDMRALWKNGVRHLGVLDFVPGADATEASVERLFKFLQLCRKLQDKVIPKTALPKPLLALGMTFLSSSQRQVYASVEKHLRSGWSPSRQKVDLVVLRTHLSGRDDGDPSCIVTGSSVWGRTLADYQPSMVDALNYLEKKLKPMSSESLFFVSMSAAARRYVPAGPGDSAKGFEPGSRCKAYDESDYAREIDSFTSVCGDAEYAAHIARDEAHETMHSFRLSPRSAVTFDSEDTIFAKMCKARKMVASVPYGLALFDAEFDDTSNECSATNKFGNFTLVRAARKAIDYVYGATFTKNSQCSRAS, from the exons AAGCGGATTCAGAGAGCTTCACGTCTAGCTTCGGAGAGTACTGGCCCACCGAGGAAA GTTACGCGAAAACCTTCGACATAAACGGACCCACTCTAGCCGGCGAGACGGAGGAAGTCCTGGAGGCGAGGCCGCGAGCGAGCAGACGGCGAGCATTCGTACCCATGACGGAAAGGCCGACGTCATCGTCGCCGTCGTTATCCTGCGCTGACGACGACACCGACGAGAGCGACCGATGTGGCGACACCGGCACTGCCACCGCCAGCGCCGGCACCGCCAGCAACACCAGTACCACCAGCGGCGCCAGCGAGAGCAACGTCGTCGACGTCGCCGAACTGACGGTGGTCCCGTCGGCGGAATGGCTTGATGAAGACGAGGACGCCGAACCACTGCGGATGGAAGAAATCTTGCCTTTGCCGACGCCTGCGAAGGCCACTGCTACTGATACACCTGCGCCAGAGGATGACACCGCTTCACCGAACATAGGCCGGCAGCCAAAGTCGGGGCTCAGAACGAAGGATTCAGCAGCCAAAGACTCCGAGGCCAAAGATCGCGTACCCAAGCGTGCCGGAAAAAAATATCCCTTAACCAAGGGCCCCTCCACTAAAGGCCCCTCCACCAAAGGACACCGAGCCAAAGGTTCTGTGGCGAATAGTCCCAGGAACAAGGGTCATGTAACCAAGCGCATCACCAAACGGGGCCACAAAGCAGTCACGGGGTCCACGTCGCAGA TGCCGACAGCAGCGCGCCCGGCGCGCATTTCACCCGCGCTCGTATGCGCCTACGGCAACTGGACGAACGTAGACACGGCCTTCCCGGAGGACGGCCTGTGCGACTACGCCTTCTTCGACGCCCTCTACCGGGGTCGCTCGCGGGAGGCCGACGTGGCCCGACTGCGGCGGCCCAGCGCCGCACTGCGCCGTTTCTTGGCTGGCACGCGCCGCTACAGGCGCACCCAGAACGGGGTGGCGATCAGCTACAG AGGACTCAGGGGGGCGACGAAAGATATGGAGTCATCGCACGCCGCGTCGGACATGCGTGCGCTTTGGAAGAACGGAGTTCGGCATCTGGGCGTTCTGGACTTCGTACCTGGCGCGGACGCTACCGAGGCGTCCGTCGAGCGCCTGTTCAAGTTTCTGCAG CTGTGCCGAAAGCTCCAAGACAAGGTCATCCCGAAGACTGCGCTGCCGAAACCCTTGTTGGCTCTCGGGATGACCTTTCTGTCGAGCAGCCAGCGACAAGTGTACGCCAGCGTCGAGAAACACCTCCGGTCGGGATGGTCTCCGAG CCGGCAGAAGGTCGACTTGGTCGTACTGCGCACCCACCTGTCCGGCAGGGACGACGGCGACCCTTCGTGCATCGTCACCGGGTCCAGCGTCTGGGGCCGCACGTTGGCCGACTATCAGCCCAGCATG GTGGACGCCCTGAACTACTTGGAGAAGAAGCTGAAGCCGATGTCGTCCGAGTCGCTCTTTTTCGTCTCCATGTCGGCGGCGGCTCGACGGTACGTCCCGGCAGGCCCGGGTGACAGCGCCAAGGGCTTCGAGCCGGGCTCCCGTTGCAAGGCGTATGACGAGTCCGATTACGCGCGGGAGATCGACAGCTTCACCTCG GTCTGCGGCGACGCCGAATACGCGGCGCACATCGCGCGGGACGAGGCGCACGAGACCATGCATTCCTTCCGGCTCAGTCCTCGCTCTGCGGTGACGTTCGACAGCGAGGATACGATATTTGCAAAG ATGTGCAAGGCGCGGAAAATGGTCGCCTCAGTGCCTTACGGACTGGCCCTGTTCGACGCCGAGTTCGACGACACTTCGAACGAGTGTTCCGCTACGAATAAGTTCGGCAACTTCACCCTGGTCCGGGCGGCACGCAAGGCCATCGATTACGTCTACGGTGCTACGTTCACCAAGAATTCCCAGTGCTCTCGCGCGTCATAA
- the LOC126517366 gene encoding uncharacterized protein isoform X3, whose translation MGGAVSLGIFLVAVAGITMVVLGLSYAKTFDINGPTLAGETEEVLEARPRASRRRAFVPMTERPTSSSPSLSCADDDTDESDRCGDTGTATASAGTASNTSTTSGASESNVVDVAELTVVPSAEWLDEDEDAEPLRMEEILPLPTPAKATATDTPAPEDDTASPNIGRQPKSGLRTKDSAAKDSEAKDRVPKRAGKKYPLTKGPSTKGPSTKGHRAKGSVANSPRNKGHVTKRITKRGHKAVTGSTSQMPTAARPARISPALVCAYGNWTNVDTAFPEDGLCDYAFFDALYRGRSREADVARLRRPSAALRRFLAGTRRYRRTQNGVAISYRGLRGATKDMESSHAASDMRALWKNGVRHLGVLDFVPGADATEASVERLFKFLQLCRKLQDKVIPKTALPKPLLALGMTFLSSSQRQVYASVEKHLRSGWSPSRQKVDLVVLRTHLSGRDDGDPSCIVTGSSVWGRTLADYQPSMVDALNYLEKKLKPMSSESLFFVSMSAAARRYVPAGPGDSAKGFEPGSRCKAYDESDYAREIDSFTSVCGDAEYAAHIARDEAHETMHSFRLSPRSAVTFDSEDTIFAKMCKARKMVASVPYGLALFDAEFDDTSNECSATNKFGNFTLVRAARKAIDYVYGATFTKNSQCSRAS comes from the exons ATGGGCGGTGCTGTCAGCCTCGGCATCTTCCTGGTGGCAGTCGCTGGAATCACAATGGTGGTTCTGGGATTGA GTTACGCGAAAACCTTCGACATAAACGGACCCACTCTAGCCGGCGAGACGGAGGAAGTCCTGGAGGCGAGGCCGCGAGCGAGCAGACGGCGAGCATTCGTACCCATGACGGAAAGGCCGACGTCATCGTCGCCGTCGTTATCCTGCGCTGACGACGACACCGACGAGAGCGACCGATGTGGCGACACCGGCACTGCCACCGCCAGCGCCGGCACCGCCAGCAACACCAGTACCACCAGCGGCGCCAGCGAGAGCAACGTCGTCGACGTCGCCGAACTGACGGTGGTCCCGTCGGCGGAATGGCTTGATGAAGACGAGGACGCCGAACCACTGCGGATGGAAGAAATCTTGCCTTTGCCGACGCCTGCGAAGGCCACTGCTACTGATACACCTGCGCCAGAGGATGACACCGCTTCACCGAACATAGGCCGGCAGCCAAAGTCGGGGCTCAGAACGAAGGATTCAGCAGCCAAAGACTCCGAGGCCAAAGATCGCGTACCCAAGCGTGCCGGAAAAAAATATCCCTTAACCAAGGGCCCCTCCACTAAAGGCCCCTCCACCAAAGGACACCGAGCCAAAGGTTCTGTGGCGAATAGTCCCAGGAACAAGGGTCATGTAACCAAGCGCATCACCAAACGGGGCCACAAAGCAGTCACGGGGTCCACGTCGCAGA TGCCGACAGCAGCGCGCCCGGCGCGCATTTCACCCGCGCTCGTATGCGCCTACGGCAACTGGACGAACGTAGACACGGCCTTCCCGGAGGACGGCCTGTGCGACTACGCCTTCTTCGACGCCCTCTACCGGGGTCGCTCGCGGGAGGCCGACGTGGCCCGACTGCGGCGGCCCAGCGCCGCACTGCGCCGTTTCTTGGCTGGCACGCGCCGCTACAGGCGCACCCAGAACGGGGTGGCGATCAGCTACAG AGGACTCAGGGGGGCGACGAAAGATATGGAGTCATCGCACGCCGCGTCGGACATGCGTGCGCTTTGGAAGAACGGAGTTCGGCATCTGGGCGTTCTGGACTTCGTACCTGGCGCGGACGCTACCGAGGCGTCCGTCGAGCGCCTGTTCAAGTTTCTGCAG CTGTGCCGAAAGCTCCAAGACAAGGTCATCCCGAAGACTGCGCTGCCGAAACCCTTGTTGGCTCTCGGGATGACCTTTCTGTCGAGCAGCCAGCGACAAGTGTACGCCAGCGTCGAGAAACACCTCCGGTCGGGATGGTCTCCGAG CCGGCAGAAGGTCGACTTGGTCGTACTGCGCACCCACCTGTCCGGCAGGGACGACGGCGACCCTTCGTGCATCGTCACCGGGTCCAGCGTCTGGGGCCGCACGTTGGCCGACTATCAGCCCAGCATG GTGGACGCCCTGAACTACTTGGAGAAGAAGCTGAAGCCGATGTCGTCCGAGTCGCTCTTTTTCGTCTCCATGTCGGCGGCGGCTCGACGGTACGTCCCGGCAGGCCCGGGTGACAGCGCCAAGGGCTTCGAGCCGGGCTCCCGTTGCAAGGCGTATGACGAGTCCGATTACGCGCGGGAGATCGACAGCTTCACCTCG GTCTGCGGCGACGCCGAATACGCGGCGCACATCGCGCGGGACGAGGCGCACGAGACCATGCATTCCTTCCGGCTCAGTCCTCGCTCTGCGGTGACGTTCGACAGCGAGGATACGATATTTGCAAAG ATGTGCAAGGCGCGGAAAATGGTCGCCTCAGTGCCTTACGGACTGGCCCTGTTCGACGCCGAGTTCGACGACACTTCGAACGAGTGTTCCGCTACGAATAAGTTCGGCAACTTCACCCTGGTCCGGGCGGCACGCAAGGCCATCGATTACGTCTACGGTGCTACGTTCACCAAGAATTCCCAGTGCTCTCGCGCGTCATAA
- the LOC140214036 gene encoding uncharacterized protein, with amino-acid sequence MSKRRVYPSLGGDSKKPCPTCSMLSTRAAESYVHSYISEGDLEEARSSSGTTPKQSPVKRRRVPPSQAGDRKKPCPTWSRLSTRAAESHSYISERDLDEPGSSSGTTPKQCPVKSPSPKQGGDDAKHRSPGTPLSSTAAIAQRPGWLSERDWREAGSCSGTKRSHSPAKRLGPGSRHAKMARLERRTDAVTVTAVPEIPGLRSSSRDVYWQGKALANLSLSDAESKHEVDQRGLRIAADIREGGGALLRS; translated from the exons ATGAGCAA ACGCAGGGTGTATCCTTCGCTAGGCGGCGATAGTAAGAAACCATGCCCAACGTGTTCGATGCTGTCAACAAGGGCGGCCGAGTCGTACGTGCACAGTTACATCTCAGAGGGAGACCTTGAAGAGGCCCGCTCTTCATCGGGCACGACGCCCAAGCAAAGCCCCGTCAAAAG ACGCAGGGTGCCCCCCTCGCAAGCCGGCGATCGTAAGAAACCATGCCCAACGTGGTCGAGGCTGTCAACAAGGGCGGCCGAATCCCACAGTTACATCTCGGAGCGAGACCTTGACGAGCCCGGCTCTTCATCAGGCACGACGCCCAAGCAATGCCCCGTCAAAAG TCCGTCCCCCAAGCAAGGAGGCGACGATGCGAAACATCGATCACCGGGGACGCCACTATCATCCACAGCCGCCATTGCCCAGCGCCCTGGCTGGTTATCAGAGCGGGATTGGCGGGAGGCCGGCTCCTGCTCGGGCACCAAGCGGAGCCATAGCCCCGCGAAGAGGTTAGGTCCCGGATCCAGACACGCCAAGATGGCGCGACTCGAGAGAAGGACGGACGCAGTGACGGTCACGGCCGTGCCAGAGATTCCTGGCCTTCGCTCTTCGTCGCGGGACGTATACTGGCAGGGCAAGGCGCTAGCTAACCTGAGCCTCAGTGACGCAGAAAGCAAGCACGAGGTCGACCAGCGGGGACTAAGAATCGCCGCCGACATCAGAGAAGGCGGTGGCGCACTCCTACGGAGCTGA